A segment of the bacterium genome:
CGACAGTCCGGTGACGATCATGCTGGTCGACGGCAGGCCCTTGCGGCTCTTGCCGCCGGCGTTGCGCACCAGCGCGTAGCCCACCGGCCGCGCCTTGCGCTTGTCGGTCCAGGCGACGGTGATCGCCGACACGATGTGAAACCCGAACACCGCCAGCAGGCCCGCCTCGAAGGCGAGGATCAGCCAGCCGTGGACGGCGTGCTCCAGGAAGTACGCGTAGGCGTTGAAGGCGTGGCCCCGGTCCGGGATGAACAGGGTCAGGTTGCCCAGCAGATGGACCGCCACGAAGCCGACGAGCATCAAGCCCGTCAACCCGGTGATCATCTTCTTCCCGACGGAGGACCAGACGTGGGATCGGAACGTGGACATGGACACACTCCAGCGCTGGCGCCCTGGTTGCAAGGCCGATCGCGGTAACTAGTAGCACCCGTGCGGTCGCAATTCAACATTCAATGATCCGGGGTCTGGTCGTGATCCGCCGGCAGGTCATCCTGCGGCCGGGACACATCCAACCCGGGCGA
Coding sequences within it:
- a CDS encoding succinate dehydrogenase cytochrome b subunit, whose product is MSTFRSHVWSSVGKKMITGLTGLMLVGFVAVHLLGNLTLFIPDRGHAFNAYAYFLEHAVHGWLILAFEAGLLAVFGFHIVSAITVAWTDKRKARPVGYALVRNAGGKSRKGLPSTSMIVTGLSLAIFVILHVKMFKFADHPAVVYDGKEMKDLYAVVVAAFKQPLIAGAYVAVMGMLGFHLRHGFWSAFQSLGWNNDRAIVVLENLARVVAVLFAVGFLVLPLYILFFVDPSVSGGHR